The Panthera leo isolate Ple1 chromosome D1, P.leo_Ple1_pat1.1, whole genome shotgun sequence region GTGTATACATCTGCCTATGAAGCGGATCTCTGATCTAGAATCTATTTGGCATAAAGCAGAGGCGAGCGGCCGTCTCCGGCTGCGGGCGGGGCCGTCgcggggtggggctgggtgctCTGGGGCACCGGGAAATTTTCGTGGGGGGCGATGGCAATGTTCTCTTGGGGGAGGATGGAAACATTCCACGTACTGATTTGGTGAGGACGTGGGCCTTCATACCCGTGTCAAAGGTCATCGCGCTCTTTGTTCCATGGGTGTATTTTATCGCGTGGAAATTAGGCCGCAATTCAATCCGTcacaaagatttttgtttttcacaaaacCTTCCGGAGTAGGTAAGCCTTCCCTGGAATTGCCAGGAAACTTCGCGCTGGCATCCTGACTCACTGGGGCAGAACTTTCCACGAGTTTTCATTTTGTGAACTGTGCCCTGTTGTTTTCTCTAGGCCCCACTGGCTACCGTCCAGCCCCCGCTGGGCCCAAACATACGGATTCTGCCCGCATTCCGAGTTGCCCCCGTTCGGGAAGATCTGTGCAGTGTGTTTTTGCAGCTTCCCGGCACGTTGAAGGGCTCGTTTCCTCGGGCTGGGCTTCTCCCCTTCTGTGGGACCATAAACGGACCCATCCCTTGGTCCCACCTGCCAGATGAACCCCGTGCCTCCTGGGAAAGACCCGTCGCCTTGGCGGAGGATCCCGAACCGAGATGCGCATGTGCGAAAAGATCTCGCCCTTCAAAATCCTGGCCCAAGATCCCAACCCCAATCATCTCGAAACCACAGCTGGCGGGGGCTCGGGGAGAGCTGGGCGGGTGCCAGGGAGGCATTCCGTTTCTTCTCACTAAGAGGGGAGACGAAGGCAGGAAGAGGCGTCAGCTGTCCGGCCGGGTGTTGTGCCGTCTGTTGGACACGCGTCCCTTTCCCATGTCCCGCTCGCCTCAGCCTCCAGCAGCCTGGGCCTCGGCCCGAGCTGCCCCCCGCCGGCTTTGGTCTCGAGCGATGGGCCGGCCTGGGTTGAACTCGGGCTGTGACGGGCCTGTCCTCTCTATTCCACGCGGCGCCCCTGGACCCCCAACTCGCAGTGCTTTGCTGGCGGGGGCTTACGGGGCCACTGAGCCTTTGGAGGATGACTGTGGCTCCACAGTGGGCGCGAACGGGCTGTCCTTTGGAGCCCTGCTGAGAAGATACACTGGTTTTGCAGGTGGAGCTCTTAGCCCGGGGCCCGCTGCGCCTGCTATGTCGTCCGTAAGAGTCCCCAGTGCGTGGGATAGGCCGTTCCCCTGAATGTCCCTCCTTGGGGGCCACCCTGCCGCCTCCTGTCCACCTTGCCACTGCCCGTGCGTCACCAGGGATTTAGCTCCTGAGGACTGTGCCCGGTACGTGACAAAATCCATGCCCCGCAGCTTATAGGTGGCAGCCCCCTGTCCCTCTGGGGCTTGCTCTTGGCTTTCCAAATTTGGCCCCGTTCATCCTTTGCGTCGTCTAGGAGTGCGCTCGTCGGCTGGCTCCTTTCTGCACTGATCGCCACCGAACGCTCGGCCCGCAGCCCAACCCCGGCCCCTTCACCCGCCCACCCCGCGTAGCCCGCATAGCCCGTGGTGGTAGAAAGTCGGGCTTGGTAGccgctggggggcggggcagggagacaAGTGTTACTCGTTGCCGGCGAGCTCCTCCCGGGGGACGCTGACACCGCTCGCTGATCGCGGCTGACCAGAGGTTGTCGCGGGAGGATGGCCAGACCCCTTGCTCCAGGCAGTTCCGGGGCGGATTCCCGTGACGCTCTCGGGGCCTCGGCTTCCTGCCTTCACCAGAGACACCCAGGAagaaggaggctgggggtgggcccAGCTGAGCTGCCTGGGGAGGGGTAGGTAGTGAAGGTGCATCTGCCCCACCCCGCAGCAGCGAGCTCCCCTCCCGGCCCTTTTAATAGTTAAATACCCCAGGAGGGAGGAGCAAAGCAGCCGTGAGCCTCTCTGCCATTAGCACAGAACGAGGTGGTCCAGGCTGTGGCTAGATGTGCAGGCTGGATAGGATAGGTGGTCCAGGCTGGGGattggagggggaggagaaggcgcGCTCCCTGGAAAGACTGTCGATCCACACCCGAGAAGGGGCCAGAGGCTGAGGGAGGCCCGATCCCCCGAGTTCATCCCCAGCCTCCCAGGCCTGGCGCCCACCCAGCTCAGGCGGATGTGCCTCCCCATAGGGGCTCAGCCCTTCCCTGACGCCCAGGCCCTGCAGTGAGTGAGGGCCGCCCGGCCACCTGCCGGCCGGGGCCCGGGTTCTGAGCTGCTGCGGCCGGACCCGGGCAGCGAGGTGGCTCCAAGCTCCTGGGGGTGGGTAGCTCCCGGCAGCGGActcggggctgggtgggggctccTGAGGAACCCCTGGGCCCCCTTCGGGACTGGAGGCATCTCCACCCGCCTGGAGGCCGGCTGCTGGAAGCTTTTCCAGGGAGGGGGTCCtgctctcaccccccccccccgccccgcatgTGTCCTCAGGACCCCACCTGCTTCTGAGTCCCCAGGGGTGTCAGATGGGAGGCCCCCAACTCTGCTCCTCGGGGACTCTTTGGTGACGGGGAGTGTGTGTGTCGAGGGTGTGGGGGGGTTTGGGGGGTGGAgtggtggggggagatgggggtggggggatgggcatcggagggtgagtggggggagggtgtggggggatgggggtggggagcggaaGAGGTAGGCATactgacccccaccccctgagGCTCCTCTGCCTCTGGGCACGCGGACACACGGACACACGGACTCAGACACGCAGACAGATGCAGACACGGGTGCGTCTCTCCCTGCAGAGCAGCTGCCTCGATAGGAGGAGCAGCCGGGTCTGTTGGAAAGGGGAGCACGGGAGCAGTGGCCTGGAGAGGCCGGGAGGGATGAGTCCGGCCAGCTGGGGGGCCGGTCACCAAGAAATGCACTTGGGGGTCAGCCCACCCGGGGTGGGGCTCCTGTGGCCCCTGCTCGGGGAGCGAGTCCAGGGTCTGCGGGTGGAACGCTGGCCGCCGGGTGGAACGCTGGCCGCCGGGCGGGCCCGGAGGTACTGCTGCTCCCTTAGCCAccggccccctcccagcccctcccggcctgccccctcccagccccctcccgaCCGCCGGCGCACgggccctgctctctgccctgggCTCTCCTTGGGCCCATGAAGTGAGCAGAATCCCCCCAGAGCTTCCCCAAAACGGGGCTGGGATCCCAGGCTGGACACCTAGAGCCTAAGACGGGCCTCTTGGGACGCTGGCTGGaggacggggtgggggcgggggggggggcagtcaggGAGCCTCTGGCCTGGCTCTAGTTGAACTCTCCCCTGGGAGGGGCTCCAGCCTATTGCTGGGCAGTAGGGAGgtgccacccccagcccccaccctggagGGTTGGGGACAGGGGGGGCATTCCGGACAGGGATGGAATCAGCAGCCCAACCCGGGGAGCCCCTGTGTGGACACACTGTGGGCCTTACAGGCAGGGACTGCATTAGCCAGCACCGGGCCTGGCAGTGACTAGGGACCATGAGGAGTGTTTCCAAGGGGAGCAGGGGGGCCCAGAACGGGTGAGAAAGGGCACAGGCTTTAGCCAAGAGGACAGTGCGGCTGACCAAAGCCCCTTCTGGCAGAGGGGTGGAAACCCTACCAGGAGATGGAGCACCCTGGAGGTATAGACAGACCAGCCGGGGGAGGGGGCATCCCGGAGGTGTAGACGGACCAGCCAGGGGAGGGGACACAAGAGCTGGGGTACAGAGCAGGTTGGGTGGGGCACCAGGCGGCCATCTGGGCCCATAGGCGCTGAAGGGCGCCCTCACCGCGGAAGAACACAGACGGGACCGAGGGCAGGGAGCCTTGCTCAGTGCAcgatataaaatgtttattgatataCATTTATTGGCTTCCATAAAACTTGCAGGGGCTGCACAGGGCCACTGTGCTTGGAGGTGGGCTGGGGTGGCCGGGCCGAGCCAGCGCCTGCTCCCAGGCGGGGGCTGGAGCCCAGAGGCTGCTGGCCCGTCTGCCGAGCCCCGAGGACCAGGCACATGGCAGCCTGCACTCCGGAGGGGGTCCAGGGGCTGGCCGCAAGGAGTCCGAGAAGGGAGCGATCTGCCCACGCTGGCCCGAGCTCTGTCCCGGCAGGCTGCTTGCCATGACCAGAAAccaccccccctccgcccccattGAAGTCCCCAAAGGATTCCTGGACGGGGGCTGGGGCGTAGTGTGCAGATAGACCGAACTCCAAGGCAGGTTAACCAGAACCTTCTCCCAGGTAGCACCATTGCGCTCAGGTCGGCTCCCCGACATTGCTCGGACTGGATGGAATGGAGAGAACAGGTGCCCTAGCGGGGGCGCAGCTGCTGACCCCGGGCGCGACCGCGCTGGCTGTGTCATTTTCAAGGAGGGCAGATTCAAAGGGGCAGGAGGCGGACGGGCCTGGGTGACCCCCCGCCTCCCCTTGACCAGCCCGGGGTGACTTCCATACAGTAGGCCTCTGGGCGCCGAGGACAATGTCTCGGGGGGGATCTGTCGGGGCCCGTTTGCAGGTGGCTTCTCAGTCTCCCGGTGGCCCCTAGTGCCTCCAGCCCGCGGGGAAGGAGGCGCGAGGGCAGGAAGCGACTTTTCTCCTTGCACTTGGGCCCCGGGGCGGTGGCCGAGCTCCCGTCCTGCGGCAGAAGGTCTCTGGAGGCCgcggcccctgcctccccccggGCGCTGGCCTCTCAGGAGGCGTTCCCAGAGGGGCACTGCATCTCCATGGTGACCGTGTTGGGCGTGCCGCCCCCGGCCTCCCCCAGCTCGGCGCCGTCTCGCAGGGCCCGCTGGAAGACCACCCTGAGAGGCTCCCACAGCCGCTGTGACTTGTCCCTCCCGGCCAGGAAGTACACGACCGGCTTGGCACTGCTGTTGATGCAGATGCACAGGTCGGTGACATACTCGGGGAAGGGGGCCGGGATCTGGAAGACCCAAAAGAGGAACCAGTCGACCCCCAGGTAGATGGAGGACACGAGGAACACCGAGACCGTGGCCAGGACGACGTGGCTGAGCTTCGCGGAGCGCTGGCGCCTCCGGGCCCTGCACTCCGCGTGCAGGATGAGCACCAGGCAGGGCAGCACCATGAGCGGGCAGAAGACCAGGAAAAGCAGGATGCCCAGGAAGGCGTCCATGTGCCTGCAGGCCACGCCGGACGCTCGGTGGCCCAGGAACACGCAGAAGTAGTTGTGGACGGTGGTGACCAGGAGCGacagggcccagagcagggcGCACGCCACGGCCGACAGGCGCTTGGGCCGACGGCGCCAGAACCAGGCGGGGAAGACGACCGACAGGCAGCGCTCCGAGCTGACGGCCGGCAGGAGGCTCACGCCGGCGACAAACATGCAGAGCCCCGCGACCCTGCACACGGCGCGGACGTAGGCGGCAAACGTGCCCAGGAAGCCGCCCGTGTTCAGGACGGAGAGCACGGCCTTGCTGCAGAGGTAGCCGGCGTCAGCGCCGGCCAGGTGCAGGAAGTAGACGGAGAAGGGGCTCCTCTTGATGGAGAAGCCGA contains the following coding sequences:
- the LOC122199176 gene encoding mas-related G-protein coupled receptor member F — translated: MVGNCSWEAHPGDRNKMCPGVSEAPALYGRGFLTMEQIATPPPPAVMDYIFLLLCLCGLVGNGLVLWLFGFSIKRSPFSVYFLHLAGADAGYLCSKAVLSVLNTGGFLGTFAAYVRAVCRVAGLCMFVAGVSLLPAVSSERCLSVVFPAWFWRRRPKRLSAVACALLWALSLLVTTVHNYFCVFLGHRASGVACRHMDAFLGILLFLVFCPLMVLPCLVLILHAECRARRRQRSAKLSHVVLATVSVFLVSSIYLGVDWFLFWVFQIPAPFPEYVTDLCICINSSAKPVVYFLAGRDKSQRLWEPLRVVFQRALRDGAELGEAGGGTPNTVTMEMQCPSGNAS